From the Aquitalea magnusonii genome, one window contains:
- a CDS encoding phospholipase D-like domain-containing protein, whose product MRSDTTTALTQDFVRQLADQAFSRSAGAPLITGNQVTLLYDSTDNFPAWKQAIAAAEESVFIEMYIVANDTFGRDIRQLLADKAAAGVKVCLLYDWLGCWKPWLSGFFRPLLAAGAEVRAYNPPTLTGGLSLLGRNHRKLIVVDRQLTFISGLCISASWEGRPDAGIAPWRDTGLSLRGPLVREALAAFADSWASCGPALDAQWLDFSTPIAECGTIAARLIATTPSTAHMMRLDMLIASFARRTLWLTDAYFMGTSTYLSALKQAARDGVDVRLLVPRSSDIRWIATVSRTMYRPLLESGVRVFEWNGPMIHAKTAVADGRWARIGSTNLNISSWLANREIDVAIEDESVAGELAARFLQDLEQSTEVVLSGHKRTPVLTHPRQRQQASFLFPAAGHAARSGASAAARQAARIGDALGAVVRGTRSIDSSEATAFLTIGLSLLGFAVVAALFPWLVAGPLVFLLTLSGGAIVLKALGLYRRRNEKKQQLAETKNNLKPPVGPEG is encoded by the coding sequence ATGCGTAGCGATACCACCACAGCCCTCACCCAGGATTTCGTTCGGCAACTGGCCGACCAGGCGTTTTCACGCTCGGCCGGCGCACCGCTGATCACGGGCAATCAGGTTACGCTGCTATACGACAGTACGGATAACTTTCCGGCCTGGAAACAGGCGATTGCCGCAGCAGAAGAGTCGGTGTTCATCGAGATGTATATCGTGGCCAACGACACGTTTGGCCGCGACATCCGCCAGTTGCTGGCGGACAAGGCTGCAGCAGGGGTCAAGGTATGCCTGCTGTATGACTGGCTGGGCTGCTGGAAACCCTGGCTGAGCGGATTTTTCCGCCCGCTGCTGGCGGCCGGTGCCGAGGTCAGGGCCTATAATCCGCCCACGCTGACCGGCGGCCTGAGCCTGTTGGGGCGCAATCATCGCAAGCTGATCGTGGTGGACAGACAGCTAACCTTCATTTCCGGCTTGTGCATCAGCGCCAGTTGGGAAGGCAGGCCGGATGCCGGCATCGCGCCGTGGCGCGACACCGGTCTGTCCTTGCGTGGACCGCTGGTGCGTGAAGCGCTGGCCGCCTTTGCCGATAGCTGGGCCAGTTGCGGCCCGGCACTGGACGCGCAATGGCTGGATTTTTCCACCCCCATCGCGGAATGCGGCACCATTGCCGCCCGGCTGATTGCCACCACCCCGTCCACCGCCCACATGATGCGGCTGGACATGCTGATTGCCAGCTTTGCCCGCCGCACCCTGTGGCTGACCGATGCCTATTTCATGGGCACCAGCACCTATCTGTCGGCACTGAAACAGGCTGCGCGCGATGGCGTGGATGTGCGGCTGCTGGTGCCCCGCTCCAGTGATATCCGCTGGATTGCCACGGTGTCGCGCACCATGTACCGGCCACTGCTGGAATCCGGCGTGCGGGTATTCGAGTGGAACGGCCCGATGATTCATGCCAAGACCGCCGTGGCCGATGGCCGCTGGGCGCGTATCGGTTCGACCAATCTGAACATTTCCAGTTGGCTGGCCAATCGCGAAATCGATGTCGCCATCGAGGACGAAAGCGTGGCCGGCGAACTGGCCGCCCGCTTCTTGCAGGATCTGGAACAATCCACCGAAGTGGTGCTCAGCGGCCACAAGCGCACCCCGGTGTTGACTCACCCGCGCCAGCGCCAGCAAGCCTCCTTCCTGTTTCCGGCTGCCGGACATGCGGCGCGCAGCGGGGCCAGCGCCGCCGCCAGGCAGGCCGCACGCATTGGCGATGCACTGGGTGCCGTGGTGCGCGGTACCCGCAGCATAGACAGCAGCGAAGCCACGGCTTTTCTCACCATCGGCCTGAGCCTGCTGGGCTTTGCCGTAGTGGCCGCCCTGTTTCCCTGGCTGGTGGCCGGCCCGCTGGTTTTCCTGCTCACCCTCAGCGGTGGTGCCATCGTATTGAAGGCACTGGGCCTGTATCGGCGGCGCAATGAAAAAAAACAACAGTTGGCCGAGACAAAAAATAATCTCAAACCCCCAGTCGGGCCTGAAGGCTAA
- a CDS encoding arginine/lysine/ornithine decarboxylase, which translates to MRFHFPIVIIDEDFRSENTSGSGIRELAAAMEAEGMSVIGYTSYGDLTSFAQQQSRAAGFILSIDDEEFQTDDASENALGQLYSFVAEIRRRNPDIPVYLYGETRTARHIPNDILRELHGFIHMHEDTPEFVARHIIRESKSYLDSLAPPFFRALVDYAHDGSYSWHCPGHSGGVAFLKSPVGQMFHQFFGENMLRADVCNAVDELGQLLDHTGPIAASERNAARIFNADHLFFVTNGTSTSNKIVWHSCVAAGDIVLVDRNCHKSNLHAIMMTGAIPVFLMPTRNHYGIIGPIPKSEFQLESIKKKILANPFAREALEKNPKLKPRILTITQSTYDGILYNVEEIKGLLDGEVDTLHFDEAWLPHASFHDFYGDFHAIGEGRPRCKDSLIFSTQSTHKLLAGISQASQILVQDPQNRQLDTAWFNEAYLMHTSTSPQYSIIASCDVAAAMMEQPGGQALVEESLVEALDFRRAMRKVDEEYGNDWWFSVWGPDELSDDGICDPVDWELKPGAHWHGFAGIEEGFNLLDPIKATVLTPGLDVDGSFEEMGIPAAIVTKYLTEHGVVVEKTGLYSFFIMFTIGITKGRWNTLISLLQQFKDDFDKNQPLWRAMPDFVARYPQYERVGLRDLCQRIHALYTKHDIARLTTEIYLSEMEPAMRPADAFAKMAHREIERVPVDQLEGRVTAVLLTPYPPGIPLLIPGERFNKTIVDYLRFAQAFNRELPGFETDVHGLVATDVEGRKVYCVDCVK; encoded by the coding sequence ATGCGTTTTCACTTTCCCATCGTCATCATCGACGAGGACTTCCGCTCGGAAAACACCAGCGGCTCCGGCATCCGCGAACTGGCAGCAGCCATGGAAGCCGAAGGCATGAGTGTGATTGGTTACACCAGCTATGGTGACCTCACCTCCTTTGCCCAGCAGCAAAGCCGGGCAGCCGGTTTTATCCTGTCCATCGACGACGAAGAATTCCAGACCGACGACGCCTCGGAAAACGCTCTGGGCCAGCTATACAGCTTTGTGGCGGAAATCCGCCGCCGTAACCCGGACATTCCGGTGTACTTGTATGGCGAAACCCGTACCGCGCGCCATATCCCCAACGACATCCTGCGCGAGCTGCATGGTTTCATCCACATGCACGAAGACACGCCGGAATTCGTGGCACGCCATATCATCCGTGAATCCAAGAGCTATCTGGACAGCCTGGCCCCGCCGTTCTTCCGCGCGCTGGTGGACTACGCCCACGATGGCTCCTACTCCTGGCACTGCCCCGGTCACTCCGGTGGCGTGGCCTTCCTGAAGAGCCCGGTAGGCCAGATGTTCCACCAGTTTTTTGGCGAAAACATGCTGCGCGCCGACGTGTGCAATGCGGTGGACGAACTGGGCCAGTTGCTGGACCACACCGGCCCGATTGCTGCCTCGGAACGCAATGCGGCGCGCATTTTCAATGCCGACCACCTGTTCTTCGTCACCAACGGCACTTCGACTTCCAACAAGATCGTATGGCATAGCTGCGTGGCAGCCGGTGACATCGTGCTGGTGGACCGCAACTGCCACAAGTCCAATCTGCACGCCATCATGATGACCGGTGCCATTCCGGTATTCCTGATGCCCACGCGCAATCACTACGGCATCATCGGCCCGATTCCCAAGTCGGAATTCCAGCTGGAAAGCATCAAGAAGAAGATTCTGGCCAACCCCTTTGCCCGCGAAGCGCTGGAAAAGAACCCCAAGCTCAAGCCGCGCATCCTCACCATCACCCAGTCCACCTACGATGGCATCCTGTACAACGTGGAAGAGATCAAGGGCCTGCTGGATGGCGAAGTGGACACCCTGCACTTTGACGAAGCCTGGCTGCCGCACGCCAGCTTCCACGACTTCTATGGCGACTTCCACGCCATTGGCGAAGGCCGTCCGCGTTGCAAGGACAGCCTGATCTTCTCCACCCAGTCCACCCACAAGCTGCTGGCCGGCATCAGCCAGGCTTCGCAGATTCTGGTGCAGGACCCGCAAAACCGTCAGCTGGATACCGCCTGGTTCAACGAGGCCTATCTGATGCACACCTCCACCAGCCCGCAATATTCCATTATTGCCAGCTGCGACGTGGCTGCCGCCATGATGGAACAGCCGGGTGGCCAGGCGCTGGTGGAAGAATCGCTGGTGGAAGCTCTGGACTTCCGCCGCGCCATGCGCAAGGTGGACGAGGAATACGGCAACGACTGGTGGTTCAGCGTATGGGGCCCGGACGAGCTGTCCGACGACGGCATCTGCGACCCGGTGGACTGGGAACTGAAACCCGGCGCGCACTGGCACGGTTTTGCCGGTATCGAAGAAGGCTTCAACCTGCTGGACCCGATCAAGGCCACCGTGCTGACCCCGGGCCTGGACGTGGACGGCAGCTTCGAAGAAATGGGCATTCCGGCCGCCATCGTCACCAAGTACCTGACCGAACACGGTGTGGTGGTGGAAAAAACCGGCCTGTACAGCTTCTTCATCATGTTCACCATCGGCATTACCAAGGGCCGCTGGAACACGCTGATTTCGCTGCTGCAGCAGTTCAAGGACGACTTCGACAAGAACCAGCCGCTGTGGCGCGCCATGCCGGACTTTGTCGCGCGCTACCCGCAGTACGAGCGCGTGGGCCTGCGCGACCTGTGCCAGCGCATTCACGCGCTGTACACCAAGCATGACATCGCCCGCCTGACCACCGAGATCTATCTGTCCGAGATGGAACCGGCCATGCGTCCGGCCGATGCCTTTGCCAAGATGGCCCACCGCGAGATCGAACGCGTGCCGGTAGACCAACTGGAAGGCCGCGTCACCGCCGTGCTGCTGACCCCGTACCCGCCGGGCATTCCGCTGCTGATTCCGGGCGAGCGTTTCAACAAGACCATTGTTGACTACCTGCGCTTTGCCCAGGCCTTCAACCGCGAGCTGCCGGGCTTCGAGACCGACGTGCATGGCCTGGTGGCCACCGATGTGGAAGGCCGCAAGGTGTACTGCGTGGACTGCGTCAAGTAA
- a CDS encoding GMC family oxidoreductase — translation MPQFDYIVVGGGSAGCTITCRLAEAGKRVLLLEDGPPDNSPFIHMPATFIKVIGSERSVIYQSEPQASAAGRRMHVPQGRTLGGGSSINAMVYIRGTAADYDDWAAQGCSGWGWEQVLPAFKKAENHMRLSGPYHGTEGPLRVSDTRYRHPLSLAFVKAAQECGLPYNDDFNGPLQQGSGFFHTTTFNGQRGSTAATYLAAVRQRDNLQLRTGCYVERLRWQGRRAVGVQWRTADGQQHEADARAEVILCAGALSTPKILLLSGIGPAAQLREQGIPVVHDAAEVGQNYQDHLEVSVYGRCREPISLLGQERGFNALRNGLQWQLLRSGLLTSNVVESGGFACTDGGSRPDIQFHVLPVLVGDVDREPLPGHGMSINPCLLRPKSRGSVSLSSPDARAPLRFVSGALSHEDDVAGLLRGVRLARRILRAPSLQRVISEELLPSAAEHASDEVLIAHIRSHAKTVYHPVGTCRMGGDAAAVVNPQLQLNGVEGVRICDASIMPSIISGNTNAPVIMIAERCADFILRS, via the coding sequence ATGCCACAATTTGACTATATCGTGGTGGGAGGCGGCTCCGCGGGCTGCACCATCACCTGCCGACTGGCCGAGGCCGGCAAGCGGGTTCTGTTGCTGGAGGATGGTCCGCCCGACAACAGCCCCTTCATCCACATGCCGGCCACCTTCATCAAGGTCATCGGCAGTGAACGCAGCGTGATTTACCAGAGCGAGCCGCAGGCCAGTGCCGCCGGTCGCCGCATGCATGTGCCACAAGGCCGCACGCTGGGGGGCGGCAGCTCCATCAATGCCATGGTGTATATCCGGGGGACGGCCGCCGATTATGATGACTGGGCCGCACAGGGCTGCAGCGGCTGGGGATGGGAGCAGGTGCTGCCGGCGTTCAAAAAGGCGGAAAACCATATGCGGCTCTCCGGCCCCTACCATGGAACCGAAGGACCACTGCGCGTAAGCGATACCCGCTATCGCCATCCGCTGAGCCTGGCCTTCGTCAAGGCGGCGCAAGAGTGCGGCCTGCCCTATAACGACGATTTCAACGGGCCACTGCAGCAAGGCAGCGGATTTTTTCACACCACCACCTTCAATGGCCAACGCGGCAGCACGGCAGCCACCTATCTGGCAGCAGTACGCCAGCGCGACAATCTGCAGTTGCGTACCGGTTGCTATGTGGAAAGACTGCGCTGGCAGGGCCGCCGCGCCGTCGGTGTGCAGTGGCGTACCGCGGATGGTCAGCAACACGAGGCCGATGCCAGGGCCGAAGTCATCCTGTGCGCAGGTGCATTGTCCACCCCCAAGATTCTGCTGCTCTCCGGCATTGGCCCCGCAGCGCAACTACGCGAACAAGGCATACCGGTTGTGCATGACGCAGCGGAAGTCGGCCAGAATTATCAGGATCACCTGGAGGTATCGGTGTATGGCCGCTGCCGCGAACCGATCAGCCTGCTGGGGCAGGAGCGCGGCTTCAATGCCTTGCGCAATGGCTTGCAGTGGCAGCTACTGCGCAGTGGGCTGCTCACTTCCAATGTGGTGGAAAGCGGCGGCTTTGCCTGCACCGATGGCGGCAGCCGTCCGGACATTCAGTTTCACGTACTGCCGGTGCTGGTGGGCGATGTGGATCGAGAACCACTGCCCGGCCACGGCATGTCCATCAACCCCTGCCTGTTGCGTCCCAAATCACGCGGCTCAGTCAGCCTGAGTAGCCCCGATGCGCGCGCTCCGCTGCGCTTTGTCAGTGGCGCACTGAGCCATGAGGACGATGTGGCCGGCCTGCTGCGCGGAGTCAGGCTGGCACGGCGCATCTTGCGGGCGCCCTCGCTACAGCGGGTGATCAGTGAGGAGCTGCTCCCGTCGGCAGCGGAGCATGCCAGCGATGAAGTGCTGATCGCGCACATCCGCAGCCATGCCAAGACGGTCTACCATCCGGTTGGCACCTGCCGCATGGGTGGCGATGCGGCGGCGGTGGTCAACCCGCAGCTACAGCTCAATGGCGTGGAAGGCGTGCGCATCTGCGATGCGTCCATCATGCCCAGCATCATTTCCGGCAATACCAATGCGCCGGTCATCATGATTGCCGAGCGCTGCGCCGACTTCATCTTGCGCAGCTGA
- a CDS encoding helix-turn-helix domain-containing protein, whose protein sequence is MTVRMLADVSISTGAVSRSERLRFWREQVGQLLIDVECQRQPGQELDASLRYQDFGLFRMATIEANAHAVVRSGHSIRHDGRDSIFACLMLQGRGFSHQGVDCALHVPGDVVLYDTAQPYGHGFPEQMAMAVLDIPRQLFKQQVGDWQEQGLVKIDHSMGIAGWGAQAVRQLLADGGQALAAREHQASQLLEWLHSLWSVHSGQMQAGKSTLCSLWRAKAYIEQHLAEDELDGEHISRALRLSARQLARIFAQEGLSVSRYLWGRRLERCRIDLQDPALRHLSVSELGFRWGFNHSAHFCRSYKQRFGETPSQTRQRGMLSTQGDGV, encoded by the coding sequence ATGACGGTCCGCATGCTGGCGGATGTCAGCATTTCCACCGGTGCAGTCAGTCGCAGCGAACGGTTGCGTTTCTGGCGCGAACAAGTAGGCCAGCTATTGATTGATGTGGAGTGTCAGCGCCAGCCAGGACAGGAGCTGGACGCCAGTTTGCGTTACCAGGACTTCGGCCTGTTCCGCATGGCCACCATAGAGGCCAATGCCCATGCGGTGGTACGCAGCGGCCACAGCATCCGTCATGATGGCCGCGACAGCATCTTTGCCTGCCTGATGCTGCAGGGGCGAGGCTTCAGTCACCAGGGGGTGGACTGTGCGCTGCATGTGCCGGGGGATGTGGTGCTGTATGACACGGCCCAGCCTTATGGTCATGGTTTTCCCGAGCAGATGGCGATGGCGGTGCTGGACATCCCGCGCCAATTGTTCAAGCAGCAAGTGGGCGACTGGCAGGAGCAAGGGCTGGTCAAGATCGACCACAGCATGGGCATTGCCGGCTGGGGCGCGCAGGCGGTGCGACAGTTGCTGGCCGACGGAGGGCAGGCTCTGGCGGCGCGCGAGCATCAGGCCAGCCAGTTGCTGGAATGGCTGCATTCCTTGTGGAGTGTGCATAGCGGCCAGATGCAGGCCGGCAAATCCACCCTGTGCAGCCTGTGGCGTGCCAAAGCTTATATCGAGCAACATCTGGCCGAAGATGAGCTGGATGGCGAACACATCAGCCGCGCGCTGAGGCTGTCCGCCCGCCAACTGGCACGCATTTTTGCGCAGGAAGGCCTGTCAGTCAGCCGCTATCTGTGGGGGCGGCGACTGGAGCGTTGCCGCATCGACCTGCAAGACCCGGCATTGCGCCACCTGTCGGTGAGCGAGCTGGGTTTCCGCTGGGGCTTCAATCACAGCGCCCATTTTTGCCGCAGCTATAAACAGCGCTTTGGCGAAACGCCCAGCCAGACCCGCCAGCGTGGCATGTTGTCAACGCAAGGTGACGGGGTGTGA
- a CDS encoding ferredoxin--NADP reductase, producing MAAPAAEKYTAQTILSLQHWSDKLFSFRLSRPESWRFVPGQFARLGLPLENGGMVWRAYSMTSASWDEHLEFFSIVVPDGLFTSRLARLQVGDTVLLDNKANGFFTVDRLPDGEELWLLATGTGLAPYLSILQQPEVWQRFAHIVLVHCVREVSELAYRSEIDALRQHPLWAEWGDRLHYVPVVTRQAEPGMLQQRIPALLASGALAEAAGLPLTVERSRFMICGNPAMVEDTHRQLMKMGFRLSRLSAPGHLVLENGW from the coding sequence ATGGCAGCCCCCGCAGCAGAAAAATACACCGCCCAAACCATTCTTTCCCTGCAGCACTGGAGTGACAAGCTGTTCAGCTTTCGGCTGAGCCGCCCCGAATCCTGGCGCTTTGTTCCCGGCCAGTTTGCCCGGCTGGGCCTGCCGCTGGAAAACGGCGGCATGGTGTGGCGGGCTTATTCCATGACCTCGGCCAGTTGGGACGAGCATCTGGAGTTTTTCTCCATCGTGGTGCCGGACGGGCTGTTTACCTCGCGCCTGGCGCGTTTGCAGGTGGGCGACACCGTCCTGCTGGACAACAAGGCCAATGGCTTTTTTACCGTGGACCGCCTGCCCGATGGCGAGGAGCTGTGGCTGCTGGCCACCGGCACCGGCCTGGCACCGTATCTGTCCATCCTGCAGCAGCCCGAGGTGTGGCAGCGCTTTGCCCATATCGTGCTGGTGCATTGCGTGCGCGAGGTCAGCGAACTGGCCTACCGCAGCGAGATTGACGCGCTGCGCCAGCACCCCCTGTGGGCGGAATGGGGTGATCGGCTGCACTATGTGCCGGTGGTGACACGGCAGGCCGAACCCGGCATGTTGCAACAGCGCATTCCGGCCTTGCTGGCCAGTGGCGCACTGGCCGAGGCCGCCGGACTGCCGCTGACGGTGGAGCGCTCGCGTTTCATGATCTGTGGTAATCCGGCCATGGTGGAAGACACCCACCGTCAACTGATGAAAATGGGCTTCCGTCTGAGCCGGCTGAGCGCACCGGGCCATCTGGTGCTGGAGAACGGCTGGTAA
- a CDS encoding trans-sulfuration enzyme family protein, with product MKFATKTIHSGYDSSQHSKSVMPPIYQTSVFEFAEVGEQLPFSYARTGTPTRAALESCLASLENAKHGLAFASGMAAIDAVLRATLKPGDEVIAVADLYGGAYRLLTKVMAPTGISVTFVDLTDPANLSAAISARTKLVWLESPTNPLLNLVDITALSAIAHQHGAVVAVDSTFATPYLQNPIDLGADIVVHSATKYLGGHSDVLLGLVAVSDDKLFADIKFIQNSAGGVPGPQDCFLTLRGIKTLHLRMERHCDNAEQVAAFLRDHPKVEKVFFPGFVDHPGHAIARQQMRRFGGVVTIWLKQDTRAEASRVASKLQLFALAESLGGVESLVNHSYTMSHGGMPPEQKAALGIREGGLRLSIGVEDIEDILADLAQALAD from the coding sequence ATGAAATTTGCCACCAAGACCATCCATTCCGGCTACGACAGCAGTCAGCACAGCAAGTCGGTGATGCCGCCCATCTATCAAACCTCGGTGTTTGAATTTGCCGAAGTGGGCGAGCAACTGCCGTTTTCCTATGCCCGCACCGGCACCCCCACCCGTGCCGCGCTGGAAAGCTGCCTGGCCAGCCTGGAAAATGCCAAGCACGGCCTGGCTTTTGCCAGCGGCATGGCCGCCATTGATGCGGTGCTGCGCGCCACGCTGAAGCCGGGTGACGAAGTGATTGCCGTGGCCGACCTGTACGGCGGTGCTTACCGCCTGCTCACCAAGGTGATGGCACCGACCGGCATCTCGGTGACCTTTGTCGACCTGACCGACCCGGCCAATCTGAGTGCAGCCATCAGTGCGCGCACCAAGCTGGTGTGGCTGGAATCGCCCACCAATCCATTGCTCAACCTGGTGGACATCACCGCCTTGTCCGCCATTGCCCACCAGCATGGCGCGGTGGTGGCGGTGGACAGCACCTTTGCCACGCCCTATCTGCAGAACCCCATCGATCTGGGCGCGGACATCGTGGTGCATTCCGCCACCAAATACCTGGGCGGCCATTCCGACGTGCTGCTGGGCCTGGTGGCGGTCAGCGACGACAAGCTGTTTGCCGACATCAAGTTCATCCAGAATTCCGCCGGTGGCGTGCCGGGACCGCAGGATTGCTTCCTCACCCTGCGCGGCATCAAGACCCTGCACCTGCGCATGGAACGCCATTGCGACAATGCCGAACAGGTGGCCGCCTTCCTGCGCGACCATCCCAAGGTGGAAAAAGTGTTCTTCCCCGGTTTTGTCGACCATCCCGGCCACGCCATCGCCCGGCAGCAGATGCGTCGCTTTGGCGGCGTCGTCACCATCTGGCTAAAGCAGGACACCCGCGCCGAAGCCAGCCGCGTGGCCAGCAAGCTGCAGCTATTTGCCTTGGCCGAATCGCTGGGCGGGGTGGAATCGCTGGTCAACCACAGCTACACCATGTCGCACGGCGGCATGCCGCCAGAGCAGAAAGCCGCACTCGGCATCCGTGAAGGTGGCTTGCGCCTGTCCATCGGCGTGGAAGATATCGAAGACATTCTGGCGGATCTGGCCCAGGCACTGGCGGATTAA
- a CDS encoding AMP-dependent synthetase/ligase has translation MKLERAFDILFHQLETLPRADCLSVKTGGQWQSLSSTEVMEAVNAVSLGLLQQGILRGDKVAIAADNSPAWVIVDLALQQIGAISVPLYPTCTLEDARYILAHAEVKLAFVGSSALQRKLEQALDGRPCPCYALNPLDSLPSWTSLRDAGQSGSLRQLALLRNSIQADDVFTIIYTSGTTGRAKGVMLSHRNVVSTVIATAQHTRLPAGTCRALSFLPLSHIFERAGVLYYLFTGTAIYFSSVDALSASMAEVRPHTFSAVPRVLEKVHEKLLARAKTLSGWQRRLYLWAMARAEAYEPRQPPRGLAAIQHAIADRLVYRKWRAAMGGELRWVNVGSAALQPRLARLLWASGIAVAEGYGMSETAPVITANPFQADAVQIGSVGIALPGVELKLAGDGEILVRGPNVMVGYYKEPELTAETLQQGWLHTGDIGVLQQGYLRITDRKKEMFKTSNGKYIAPQMLENKLKESAYIDQIMVVGDGQKFAAALIVPLYERLQEWCQEQGIAYTSHSEMRLHPRIVELIEREIKRFNRHFGSWEHIKKFALLDKPWCVDAGELAPTLKLRRKVISQRCQALIESMYHHA, from the coding sequence ATGAAGCTAGAACGCGCTTTTGACATCCTCTTTCACCAACTGGAAACCCTGCCGCGGGCGGACTGCCTGTCTGTCAAAACGGGTGGCCAATGGCAATCCCTGAGCAGCACCGAGGTGATGGAGGCCGTCAATGCGGTTAGCCTGGGCTTGCTGCAACAAGGCATCCTGCGTGGCGACAAGGTTGCCATTGCCGCCGACAACAGTCCCGCCTGGGTGATTGTCGATCTGGCCTTGCAACAGATCGGTGCCATCAGTGTGCCGCTCTATCCTACCTGCACCCTGGAAGATGCACGCTATATCCTGGCGCATGCCGAGGTCAAGCTGGCTTTTGTCGGCAGCAGTGCATTGCAACGCAAACTGGAGCAGGCACTGGATGGCCGCCCTTGTCCCTGCTACGCACTCAATCCGCTGGACAGCCTGCCATCATGGACCAGCTTGCGCGATGCCGGCCAAAGCGGCAGCCTGCGCCAGTTGGCCTTGCTGCGTAACAGCATACAGGCGGACGATGTCTTTACCATCATCTATACCTCCGGCACCACGGGCCGTGCCAAGGGGGTGATGCTGTCGCATCGCAATGTGGTCAGCACCGTGATTGCCACCGCCCAACATACCCGCCTGCCTGCCGGTACATGCCGGGCGCTCAGCTTTTTGCCGCTGTCGCACATTTTTGAGCGTGCCGGGGTGTTGTACTACCTGTTCACCGGCACGGCTATCTATTTCTCCAGTGTCGATGCCTTGTCGGCCAGCATGGCTGAAGTCCGTCCACATACCTTTAGTGCCGTACCGCGGGTGCTGGAAAAAGTCCACGAAAAGCTGCTGGCCAGGGCCAAAACCCTGAGTGGCTGGCAACGTCGGCTGTACCTGTGGGCCATGGCACGGGCAGAAGCCTATGAGCCGCGACAGCCACCACGCGGCCTGGCCGCTATCCAGCATGCGATTGCCGACCGCCTGGTGTATCGCAAATGGCGTGCCGCCATGGGCGGCGAACTGCGCTGGGTGAATGTGGGCTCTGCCGCCTTGCAACCGCGTCTGGCGCGCTTGCTGTGGGCCAGCGGTATTGCCGTGGCCGAAGGCTATGGCATGAGTGAAACGGCACCGGTGATTACGGCCAATCCTTTCCAGGCCGATGCAGTACAGATTGGCAGTGTCGGCATTGCCCTGCCCGGTGTAGAGCTGAAACTGGCCGGGGATGGCGAAATCCTGGTGCGTGGCCCCAATGTGATGGTGGGCTATTACAAAGAGCCGGAACTCACCGCCGAAACCCTGCAACAGGGCTGGCTGCATACCGGTGACATCGGCGTGCTGCAACAGGGCTATCTGCGCATTACCGACCGCAAGAAGGAAATGTTCAAAACCAGCAACGGCAAATACATCGCGCCACAGATGCTGGAAAACAAGCTGAAGGAATCGGCCTATATCGACCAGATCATGGTGGTGGGAGACGGACAGAAATTTGCCGCCGCGCTGATTGTGCCGCTTTACGAGCGGCTGCAGGAATGGTGCCAGGAGCAGGGCATCGCCTATACCAGCCATAGCGAGATGCGGCTGCATCCACGCATTGTCGAACTGATAGAACGCGAGATCAAACGCTTCAACCGCCACTTTGGCAGTTGGGAACACATCAAGAAATTCGCCCTGCTGGACAAGCCCTGGTGCGTCGACGCCGGTGAACTGGCCCCCACGCTCAAGCTGCGGCGCAAGGTGATCAGTCAGCGCTGCCAGGCCTTGATAGAAAGCATGTACCACCACGCCTGA
- a CDS encoding amino acid ABC transporter permease — protein sequence MEWADLIAAALPVMLKGALYTLMFAVVAMVLGLLLGFVVALLRVGKVPVLSQLVAFYVSAMRGTPLLVQIFVIYYGLPGIGIELDPVPAGIIALTLNVAAYLSESLRGGIAGVERGQWDAGLSLGFSWWQTMRHIVAPQALRLSVPSLSNSLISLIKDTSLVSVITVTELMLATKEVIAQTFQPLPLYLGAAALYWIMSASFERLQKRVERKLEMAHQR from the coding sequence ATGGAGTGGGCAGATCTGATTGCGGCGGCCCTGCCGGTGATGCTGAAAGGGGCGCTGTATACGCTGATGTTTGCCGTGGTGGCCATGGTGCTGGGCTTGTTGCTGGGCTTCGTGGTGGCCTTGCTGCGGGTGGGCAAGGTGCCGGTGTTGTCGCAGTTGGTGGCCTTTTACGTCAGCGCCATGCGCGGTACGCCCTTGCTGGTGCAGATTTTTGTCATCTACTACGGCTTGCCTGGCATCGGCATCGAACTGGACCCGGTGCCGGCCGGCATTATTGCACTGACGCTGAACGTGGCGGCTTATCTGTCGGAAAGCCTGCGTGGCGGCATTGCCGGGGTGGAGCGCGGCCAGTGGGATGCCGGGCTGTCGCTGGGCTTTAGCTGGTGGCAGACCATGCGTCATATCGTGGCACCGCAGGCGCTGCGGCTGTCGGTACCCAGCCTGTCCAATTCGCTGATCAGCCTGATCAAGGACACCTCGCTGGTGTCGGTCATTACCGTCACCGAGTTGATGCTGGCTACCAAGGAAGTGATTGCCCAGACCTTCCAGCCGCTGCCGCTGTACCTAGGTGCTGCGGCCTTGTATTGGATAATGAGTGCCAGCTTCGAGCGCCTGCAAAAGCGGGTGGAGCGCAAGCTGGAGATGGCGCATCAGCGCTGA